The proteins below come from a single Odontesthes bonariensis isolate fOdoBon6 chromosome 18, fOdoBon6.hap1, whole genome shotgun sequence genomic window:
- the LOC142368073 gene encoding uncharacterized protein LOC142368073 has protein sequence MAEEVLGKSVNILKQERTTAKRNLTRLANLISRGAGNMLQSELKEEFAKFADRFTSLLDANEDFRIGLEAELKKDDPEGELEEQQEDEIQATMKEAEGKMEEIKNIVQTNLWGRYGKTELEAAIAEAEDAIRRAENVAVESNNMEGYDVHLTLLKETMSAIIHTMAVWEKWIPPLVKHEMDDGLKELKAAHFRLKLRKAEFATSRRLADQGTSGRPGQPTPPIVRIKPTSLPVFYGSKRDFHRWKKDWENLQKQGEPTGSPEVRKIQLLESVSESIAKELRLSSYTTATDIFRVLENRYGNKSTITVEILEALDKMPQVKGNQPRRVIDLIQAVEKALADLTELGNSGAIKNPLVIKSIESKLPDFIKRDWLTYMVEATNGVTPGNHFDMLLKFLKNQEEILERLEQLTIVDKVEKTDRKQERKFASTRATRKDVDEVCGICGGDGHANKIYFCKKFKGLKLQEKKTALKKLGACKKCLGYHDADGYCRDNFLCRNPDCKRTSGAPDHHYFLCPTAEARRGEGGKGARGREGKGKFTEEQEAFLSQLAPELADQCRKAFTNRASVTLKAASQSELLKETGLTELPVIMMLMMVTANAGQKIGTLIDLASDTNYITHKAAERLGLRSENITLVVHGVGGMTMKVKTKRYLLKVRMKTPKGTEQAHQLVCYGMEQIAKVHQAIEPEKLKTFFPDVQLEELQRPKEVELLISHREGRLAPQRLKVIGDLVLWESPLGKTVGGAHPDLLEEVEVAAYESRTHFARSMRTAAVRYQEITVPASEPGWLQQEDVAHTTTSASNREFLEWWHWDSIGAACEPRCGGCRCGNCPPGGKDMTLAEEREFEIIKGGLTHKEEDAHTPTPHWDAKYPWTEDPASLPNNKRAVQACFLKMEKQLSKEPDWKVAYATQIHEMVQRGAAIKLTNEVMEKWEGPVWYVSHLVAPNPHSVTTPVRIVWNSSQKYKGVSMNDLLLKGPDVLNPIRAVLLRFREGVNAALGDITKMYNSVWLEEREMHLHRFLWRDSPEEEIGEYAITRVNIGDKPAGCIAQLAMRETANLPNFTHLQDECRVIEEDSYVDDLLTSHNDLNRLDQITAGVEEVLKAGGFFLKPWVRSGQSGRKGTEADVLKPEQGNTLILPNQMREGENKALGIGYQVEEDKLYMLTAVNFSKRKEKMRVGKDLLEEEVRAETPNPLTRRALLSQVAALYDPIGLVAPVKQKGAILVRKAFQEGGGGRLTQETWDQPLSVRLREEAIQLFEEYAQLGQVKFHRSLTPPDWKGKPYGITFSDGSDKTYGAVMYVRWETSQGTEVRFVEAKAKLTPLEQKGDAVKAEICGAVFAARIRKYVEKHAIMKMERWFHLLDSQTVLGAIQRENYGFQTFFANRVGEIQKSGPVQDWWWIRGDLNIADVITRGGTLKVLDEESTWQNGPEFLKWPVEEWPIQSAGEVAAQARESVNKLQRKAFSAALTRAQAKMTQQKEDPLAAQKKESPCQEEKHTLPRRKPTSWVKHLVDERRFSSLTKLIRIIAWTRRAAEQWLKRKSNPVPEQPKWEATTPKLAGLAGTELEGAREDLFLATQEGVTFPDTTLSRLAVYKDVNTGLLLCGGRIQMFNEDETAVPVLPFEAWVSTLLAQESHEANHEGVAGTLLRMRKTAWVIKGRRIAKKIVDSCIVCRKSRAKQCQQIMADLPPERTSPAAPFEFTTMDLFGPYEVKDEVKKRTKLKVWGIVFCCMASRAIHTDLVSDQSSEGFLLAYQRFTSLRGHPRKLWSDPGTNFVGAKPALEKLYAFLDQLDKSQVEDMAAKYGTKWSWKIHPADSPHRNGAAEAAVRVVKRALSNVGGDGVFTWGEFQTFLYMAANLANERPIDARTQSREDSVEYVTPNSLLLGRANPKGDPGDFQFEGYPYKRLQRIQTEVSKFWKRWSQLSGPHLFIRNKWHTKKRNVAVGDVVWMADQNALRGQYKLARVVIANTDSKGIVRDVLVRTFPSYPVPIRKADDKEKATPRTKRLKHPIPATILHRDVRRLVILIPTEEQRSEGPV, from the coding sequence ATGGCCGAAGAGGTATTGGGGAAGTCTGTCAACATCCTAAAGCAGGAGAGGACGACAGCCAAGAGAAACCTAACCAGACTGGCCAACCTAATCTCCAGAGGAGCAGGCAACATGCTGCAATCCGAACTAAAGGAGGAGTTTGCAAAATTTGCTGACCGTTTCACATCACTGCTGGATGCAAACGAGGACTTCAGGATTGGCCTGGAGGCTGAACTCAAGAAGGATGACCCTGAAGGGGAGCTTGAGGAACAGCAGGAGGATGAAATCCAAGCAACCATGAAAGAAGCCGAAGGTAAAATGGAGGAAATCAAAAACATTGTCCAGACCAACCTTTGGGGAAGATACGGGAAAACTGAGCTGGAAGCTGCGATTGCTGAGGCAGAGGACGCCATTAGAAGAGCTGAAAATGTAGCAGTTGAAAGCAACAACATGGAAGGCTATGACGTTCATCTCACCCTGCTGAAGGAGACGATGAGTGCTATCATCCATACCATGGCTGTTTGGGAGAAATGGATCCCTCCGCTCGTGAAGCACGAAATGGATGACGGACTTAAAGAACTAAAAGCAGCacacttcaggctaaagttgagAAAAGCCGAATTCGCCACATCCAGAAGGCTGGCTGATCAAGGTACAAGCGGCAGACCTGGCCAACCAACACCTCCCATTGTGAGGATAAAACCAACGTCCCTACCTGTCTTCTACGGAAGCAAGAGAGACTTTCATAGGTGGAAGAAGGATTGGGAGAACCTTCAGAAACAAGGGGAGCCCACTGGATCACCAGAAGTAAGGAAAATCCAGCTGTTGGAGAGTGTCAGTGAATCCATTGCCAAGGAACTAAGACTGTCCAGCTACACCACAGCAACAGATATCTTCAGGGTCCTCGAGAACAGATACGGCAACAAATCAACAATCACAGTAGAAATCTTGGAAGCGCTGGACAAGATGCCACAAGTCAAGGGGAACCAGCCCAGGAGGGTCATTGACCTAATACAAGCTGTGGAGAAGGCCCTGGCTGACCTGACAGAGCTAGGAAACTCAGGAGCCATCAAAAACCCCTTAGTCATCAAGTCAATTGAAAGCAAGTTACCAGATTTCATAAAAAGAGACTGGCTGACGTATATGGTCGAGGCCACCAACGGTGTAACCCCAGGCAACCATTTTGACATGCTCCTAAAGTTTCTGAAGAACCAAGAGGAAATACTAGAACGACTTGAACAACTGACGATTGTGGACAAAGTGGAAAAAACAGACAGGAAGCAAGAAAGAAAGTTTGCATCTACCAGGGCCACAAGGAAAGATGTTGATGAAGTCTGTGGCATCTGTGGTGGTGATGGACACGCCAACAAGATATACTTTTGTAAGAAGTTTAAAGGCTTGAAGCTACAAGAGAAGAAAACGGCCCTGAAGAAGCTGGGAGCGTGCAAGAAATGTCTGGGATATCATGATGCAGATGGCTACTGCAGAGACAACTTCTTATGCAGGAACCCAGACTGCAAAAGGACAAGCGGCGCACCTGACCACCACTACTTCCTATGCCCGACAGCAGAGGccagaagaggagaaggaggcAAGGGTGCAagagggagagaaggaaaaggaaaattcaCAGAGGAACAGGAGGCCTTCTTGTCACAACTTGCCCCAGAACTGGCAGATCAGTGCAGAAAGGCATTCACGAACAGAGCCTCTGTGACACTCAAAGCAGCAAGCCAGTCTGAACTGCTGAAGGAGACTGGGCTGACTGAGTTACCGGTGATCATGATGCTGATGATGGTCACAGCAAATGCAGGTCAGAAGATTGGCACACTAATAGACCTAGCATCCGACACAAACTATATAACTCACAAAGCTGCCGAAAGACTGGGCCTGAGAAGTGAAAACATAACGCTGGTCGTACATGGAGTTGGAGGCATGACCATGAAAGTCAAGACAAAAAGGTACCTCCTGAAGGTCCGAATGAAGACTCCCAAGGGGACTGAACAAGCACATCAACTGGTCTGCTATGGAATGGAGCAAATTGCAAAGGTCCATCAAGCAATTGAACCTGAAAAGTTGAAAACCTTTTTCCCAGATGTCCAGCTCGAAGAGCTACAAAGACCAAAAGAGGTCGAACTTCTCATAAGCCATCGCGAGGGACGACTCGCACCCCAAAGACTAAAAGTCATCGGTGACCTTGTTCTATGGGAGAGCCCCCTGGGCAAAACAGTTGGTGGAGCACACCCTGACTTGCTCGAAGAAGTGGAAGTGGCAGCATATGAGTCAAGAACCCACTTCGCCCGCTCCATGAGAACCGCTGCTGTCCGATATCAAGAAATCACAGTTCCAGCATCTGAGCCAGGCTGGCTACAGCAAGAGGATGTGGCCCACACAACTACATCTGCCAGCAACCGTGAGTTCCTTGAGTGGTGGCACTGGGACAGCATCGGAGCTGCATGTGAGCCAAGATGTGGAGGCTGCCGATGTGGAAACTGCCCTCCAGGAGGAAAGGACATGACCTTGGCAGAGGAGAGGGAGTTTGAGATCATTAAAGGAGGACTCACCCACAAGGAAGAGGATGCTCACACCCCAACTCCACACTGGGACGCCAAGTATCCCTGGACTGAAGATCCAGCCTCTCTCCCCAACAACAAAAGAGCAGTCCAAGCTTGCTTCTTAAAGATGGAAAAGCAACTGAGCAAAGAGCCAGACTGGAAAGTTGCATATGCAACCCAGATCcatgaaatggtccaaagaGGCGCAGCCATAAAGCTCACCAATGAAGTCATGGAGAAGTGGGAAGGACCAGTTTGGTATGTTAGCCACTTGGTGGCTCCAAACCCTCATTCAGTCACTACACCAGTTCGTATTGTCTGGAACAGCAGCCAGAAATACAAAGGAGTGAGTATGAATGATCTTCTCCTCAAGGGACCAGATGTACTCAACCCCATTAGAGCTGTCCTGCTCAGATTCAGAGAAGGTGTGAATGCAGCTTTGGGAGACATAACAAAGATGTACAACTCTGTCTGGCTGGAAGAGCGAGAGATGCATCTGCACAGATTCCTGTGGAGAGACAGTCCAGAAGAGGAAATCGGTGAATATGCCATCACCAGGGTGAACATCGGAGACAAACCTGCTGGCTGCATTGCTCAATTGGCTATGAGGGAAACAGCAAATCTGCCCAACTTCACTCACCTGCAGGATGAATGCAGAGTCATTGAAGAGGACAGTTATGTGGATGACCTCTTGACCTCCCACAATGACCTGAACAGACTTGACCAAATCACAGCTGGAGTTGAAGAGGTCTTGAAAgctggaggcttcttcctcaaaCCATGGGTCCGGTCAGGGCAAAGTGGGAGGAAAGGAACTGAAGCAGATGTCCTGAAGCCGGAGCAAGGGAACACCTTAATTCTTCCAAATCAAATGAGGGAAGGAGAGAACAAAGCCCTGGGCATCGGCTACCAAGTGGAGGAAGACAAGCTGTACATGCTGACAGCAGTAAACTTTTCCAAGAGGAAGGAAAAGATGAGGGTTGGCAAAGATCTTCTTGAAGAGGAGGTGAGAGCTGAAACGCCTAACCCACTGACGAGGAGAGCTCTCTTAAGCCAAGTCGCTGCACTGTACGACCCAATTGGCCTAGTTGCACCGGTCAAACAGAAGGGAGCAATTCTAGTCCGCAAAGCATTCCAAGAAGGAGGGGGTGGCAGGCTGACTCAAGAAACCTGGGACCAACCTCTCTCGGTAAGGCTCAGAGAAGAAGCCATACAGCTCTTTGAGGAATATGCCCAGCTTGGACAAGTGAAATTCCACAGGAGCCTCACACCACCTGACTGGAAAGGAAAACCTTACGGCATCACATTTTCTGATGGGAGTGACAAAACATATGGAGCTGTAATGTACGTAAGATGGGAGACAAGTCAAGGAACTGAAGTTCGATTCGTGGAAGCAAAAGCCAAGCTGACACCCCTGGAGCAGAAGGGAGATGCTGTAAAAGCTGAAATCTGTGGTGCAGTCTTTGCAGCCAGGATCAGAAAGTATGTGGAGAAACATGCTATTATGAAGATGGAGAGATGGTTCCACCTTCTGGACAGTCAAACAGTCCTTGGGGCCATCCAACGAGAAAATTACGGATTCCAAACATTCTTCGCCAACAGGGTGGGTGAGATCCAGAAGTCCGGACCAGTGCAAGACTGGTGGTGGATCCGTGGAGATCTGAACATTGCTGATGTCATAACAAGAGGAGGCACTCTCAAAGTCCTGGATGAAGAATCCACATGGCAAAATGGACCAGAGTTCCTGAAGTGGCCAGTGGAGGAGTGGCCTATTCAGTCAGCCGGAGAAGTTGCAGCCCAGGCCAGGGAGAGTGTAAACAAGCTCCAAAGAAAGGCATTCTCAGCTGCGCTGACCAGAGCTCAAGCTAAGATGACTCAGCAGAAAGAAGACCCACTGGCCGCTCAGAAGAAGGAAAGTCCCTGTCAAGAGGAAAAACACACTCTGCCAAGGAGAAAGCCCACTAGCTGGGTTAAACATCTTGTGGATGAAAGAAGGTTCAGTAGCCTGACCAAACTGATCAGAATTATTGCCTGGACACGCCGAGCTGCTGAGCAGTGGCTGAAGAGGAAGTCAAACCCAGTCCCAGAACAGCCAAAGTGGGAGGCAACAACACCCAAGCTGGCTGGGTTGGCTGGCACAGAACTTGAAGGTGCACGTGAAGACCTCTTCCTGGCAACTCAAGAAGGTGTAACGTTTCCAGACACAACTCTGAGCAGATTGGCAGTATACAAAGATGTGAACACTGGACTCCTCCTTTGTGGAGGGAGAATCCAGATGTTCAATGAAGATGAGACTGCCGTGCCAGTTTTACCATTTGAAGCATGGGTGTCTACATTGCTGGCACAAGAATCCCATGAAGCTAACCACGAGGGGGTAGCAGGAACCCTTCTCCGGATGAGGAAGACAGCTTGGGTGATAAAAGGCCGGAGAATTGCCAAGAAGATAGTTGACAGCTGCATAGTTTGCAGGAAGAGCAGAGCAAAGCAGTGTCAACAAATCATGGCAGACTTACCTCCAGAGCGAaccagcccagctgcacctttcGAATTCACCACCATGGACCTATTCGGCCCCTATGAAGTGAAAGATGAAGTCAAGAAGAGGACCAAACTAAAAGTGTGGGGAATCGTCTTCTGTTGCATGGCCTCCCGTGCCATACACACTGATCTAGTGAGTGACCAGTCATCCGAAGGCTTCCTGCTGGCCTATCAGAGATTCACTTCACTCAGAGGACATCCCAGGAAGCTCTGGTCAGACCCTGGCACAAATTTTGTGGGAGCCAAACCTGCTCTGGAAAAGCTGTACGCATTCCTTGACCAACTGGACAAGTCTCAAGTTGAAGACATGGCTGCCAAGTATGGAACAAAATGGTCTTGGAAGATCCACCCCGCAGACTCTCCCCACAGGAATGGTGCTGCAGAGGCGGCTGTCAGAGTGGTCAAACGAGCCCTGAGCAATGTTGGAGGAGACGGCGTCTTCACCTGGGGTGAATTCCAAACTTTCCTGTACATGGCAGCCAACCTTGCTAATGAGCGACCCATTGACGCAAGGACCCAGAGCAGGGAAGACTCTGTGGAGTACGTCACCCCAAATTCTCTTCTCCTAGGGCGTGCCAACCCGAAGGGAGACCCTGGAGACTTCCAGTTTGAGGGTTATCCTTATAAAAGACTGCAAAGGATTCAAACTGAAGTCAGCAAATTCTGGAAGAGATGGAGCCAACTATCTGGACCTCATCTCTTCATAAGGAACAAATGGCACACCAAAAAGCGAAATGTTGCTGTCGGAGATGTGGTCTGGATGGCTGACCAAAATGCCCTAAGAGGACAGTACAAGCTGGCCAGAGTAGTCATCGCCAATACTGACAGCAAAGGCATCGTAAGAGATGTGCTTGTGAGGACCTTTCCCAGCTATCCTGTCCCCATCAGGAAGGCAGATGACAAGGAGAAAGCGACCCCAAGAACCAAGAGGCTCAAACATCCAATCCCAGCCACAATCCTACATAGGGATGTCAGACGGCTTGTCATTCTAATTCCCACTGAAGAACAAAGGAGTGAAGGACCAGTGTGA